A single region of the Microlunatus panaciterrae genome encodes:
- a CDS encoding carbohydrate ABC transporter permease translates to MGVLPVTAQGTIARTEHDGSEAADPAGSQEDTLRRRPSKIAASTATYLGCVVMAAIAIGPFIWMVSSSFKLPEDVISLTPRLIPQPFTLENYAYLFNNGILPFVRFFGNSAYITILVIIGRLFVCALGAYGFARLEFRGRDFAFALLLGSLMIPDMLMVLPLYSAYVKLGLINTHFPLIIPPIVANTFGTFLLRQFFMSIPKEYDEAALVDGASHFRIFASIILPLSKPALATLGVLTFVNVWNDFFGPLIYLNDLDKFTVPVGLAFFQTSDSTQYGPLMAGATLAIIPTVVVFVFAQKYFTRGIAMTGIK, encoded by the coding sequence ATGGGTGTTCTACCAGTGACAGCTCAAGGGACCATCGCGAGGACCGAGCACGACGGGTCGGAAGCAGCAGATCCCGCCGGCTCGCAGGAGGACACCCTCCGCAGGCGCCCAAGCAAGATTGCGGCATCCACCGCCACCTACCTCGGCTGCGTCGTGATGGCAGCGATCGCTATCGGACCCTTCATCTGGATGGTGTCGAGCTCGTTCAAGCTGCCCGAGGACGTGATCAGCTTGACCCCGCGGCTGATACCGCAGCCCTTCACCCTGGAGAACTACGCCTATCTGTTCAACAACGGGATCCTGCCGTTCGTCCGGTTCTTCGGCAACAGCGCCTACATCACGATTCTCGTCATCATCGGTCGGCTCTTCGTCTGCGCCCTGGGCGCCTACGGCTTTGCCAGGTTGGAGTTCCGGGGTCGCGACTTCGCCTTCGCCCTATTGCTCGGCTCCCTGATGATCCCCGACATGCTGATGGTGCTGCCGCTGTATTCGGCCTACGTCAAGCTCGGCCTGATCAACACACACTTCCCGCTCATCATCCCGCCCATCGTCGCGAACACCTTCGGCACGTTCCTGCTGCGGCAGTTCTTCATGTCCATCCCGAAGGAGTACGACGAGGCGGCCCTCGTCGACGGGGCCAGCCACTTCCGCATCTTCGCCAGCATCATCCTGCCCCTGTCGAAACCGGCCCTCGCCACACTGGGCGTGCTCACCTTCGTCAACGTGTGGAACGACTTCTTCGGTCCGCTGATCTACCTCAACGATCTCGACAAGTTCACCGTCCCCGTCGGTCTTGCCTTCTTTCAGACCTCCGATAGCACGCAGTACGGCCCATTGATGGCCGGCGCGACGCTGGCCATCATCCCGACGGTCGTGGTCTTCGTGTTCGCGCAGAAGTACTTCACTCGCGGCATCGCGATGACGGGGATCAAGTAG
- a CDS encoding carbohydrate ABC transporter permease has translation MFIGPVVLGTLLFNVIPIIPTLVASFADWNGLTAPSFIGLDNYREMFSGADPLFSRSLVNTIIYTAGYVPIGIIVGIGLAVLVNNRLRGMAVFRALIFLPYVTSLVAVGIVGRWVFSDQYGVINGVLGQLGVTGPHWLGERSWAMAAVIITAIWANMGFNMIVILAGLQSVPESLVEAATLDGAGPLARFLHVTVPFLTPTIFLLTILQTIGSFQVFALILVMTSGGPGDGTYVYIYHLWYEAFTLRKMGYASAMAVVLLAMLVLITMIQNRLSKRWVFYQ, from the coding sequence ATGTTCATCGGCCCGGTCGTGCTGGGCACCCTGCTGTTCAACGTGATTCCCATCATTCCCACCCTGGTGGCAAGCTTCGCGGACTGGAACGGCCTGACCGCTCCGAGCTTCATCGGGCTGGACAACTACCGGGAGATGTTCAGCGGGGCCGATCCGCTCTTCTCGCGCAGCCTGGTGAACACCATCATCTACACCGCCGGCTACGTGCCCATCGGCATCATTGTGGGCATCGGACTGGCGGTCCTCGTGAACAACCGGCTTCGTGGAATGGCCGTCTTCCGGGCGCTGATCTTCCTCCCGTACGTGACGTCGCTCGTGGCCGTGGGCATCGTGGGCCGGTGGGTGTTTAGTGACCAGTACGGCGTGATCAACGGGGTGCTCGGGCAACTGGGCGTCACCGGTCCACACTGGTTGGGCGAGCGGTCATGGGCGATGGCAGCCGTCATCATCACGGCCATCTGGGCCAACATGGGCTTCAACATGATCGTCATCCTGGCTGGATTGCAGAGCGTACCCGAGTCGCTCGTCGAGGCGGCCACACTCGACGGCGCGGGCCCACTCGCTCGGTTCCTGCACGTGACGGTCCCGTTCCTCACTCCCACGATCTTCCTGCTCACCATCCTGCAGACGATCGGCTCGTTCCAGGTCTTCGCCCTCATCCTCGTCATGACCAGCGGTGGACCGGGAGACGGTACCTACGTTTACATCTACCACCTCTGGTACGAGGCCTTCACACTGCGCAAGATGGGGTACGCCTCGGCGATGGCTGTCGTCCTTCTGGCCATGCTGGTGCTGATCACGATGATCCAGAACCGGCTCTCCAAGAGATGGGTGTTCTACCAGTGA
- a CDS encoding extracellular solute-binding protein, with protein MHFPRRRLLQGGLGIAAGVLGGGLSACGSSSSAQTPKGFTEVTFSSIGDTTAQKMFKDMIAAAQKESLDEQKIKIVWKPAPGDDWASVMLQFASGTTSDIQRIDDDRVYDLATSGKILQLDKMMLDPSLGFDLSKYSPSFATKVAVEGYQFSVTPAMSANVLYYNKKLFNDAGLTAPTSWSEAWSWDEFDAAVKKLTKKSGNRTDVYGVQFAVNTIQATAYGAGDVALNAEQTECGYSKPETLEAIDKQVSYIREGYAPTVDVDFLPLFNAGKLAMTWQGMDLGAKISKSVEWDIMPWPKTPLFAMTKNYARTWVIPKTAKDPQAAFLALKALSGKAASEVMAKAQFAVPALTEVAKGSAFTDHPYPTTPSVWAETLGNVKDRSVDIPFPRGPIGTALADSFVEGVNANGLMSGKLSTADYIKIGRAAVNAEIKKRNWDVSQGKTLLEKGGSLTDPDTKVLK; from the coding sequence TTGCACTTTCCGCGCCGACGACTTTTGCAGGGCGGTCTAGGAATCGCCGCCGGCGTCCTCGGCGGCGGATTGTCCGCCTGCGGTTCGAGCTCCTCCGCTCAGACGCCCAAGGGTTTTACTGAGGTGACGTTCAGCTCTATCGGCGACACGACCGCACAGAAGATGTTCAAGGACATGATCGCGGCCGCGCAGAAGGAGAGCCTGGACGAGCAGAAGATCAAGATCGTCTGGAAGCCGGCTCCCGGCGACGACTGGGCCAGCGTCATGCTGCAGTTCGCCTCCGGCACGACGTCGGACATCCAGCGGATCGACGATGACCGGGTCTACGACCTAGCGACAAGCGGGAAGATCCTGCAGCTGGACAAGATGATGCTCGACCCGAGCCTGGGCTTCGACCTCTCAAAGTACAGTCCGAGCTTCGCCACCAAGGTTGCCGTCGAGGGATACCAATTCTCCGTCACCCCGGCTATGAGCGCCAACGTTCTTTACTACAACAAGAAGCTGTTCAATGACGCGGGCCTCACCGCGCCGACGTCGTGGAGCGAGGCGTGGAGCTGGGACGAGTTCGACGCCGCGGTCAAGAAGCTCACCAAGAAGTCCGGCAACCGGACCGATGTCTACGGTGTGCAGTTCGCGGTAAACACGATCCAGGCCACGGCCTACGGTGCCGGCGACGTCGCGCTCAATGCCGAGCAGACCGAGTGCGGCTACTCGAAGCCCGAGACCCTGGAGGCGATCGATAAGCAGGTTTCCTACATCCGTGAGGGCTACGCCCCCACGGTGGATGTGGACTTCCTGCCGCTGTTCAATGCGGGGAAGCTGGCCATGACCTGGCAGGGGATGGATCTGGGAGCGAAGATCAGCAAGAGCGTCGAATGGGACATTATGCCTTGGCCCAAGACGCCGCTGTTCGCGATGACCAAGAACTATGCCCGCACCTGGGTTATCCCCAAGACGGCCAAGGATCCGCAGGCCGCCTTCCTCGCCCTGAAGGCACTCAGCGGTAAGGCCGCCTCCGAGGTCATGGCCAAAGCTCAGTTCGCCGTGCCGGCCCTGACCGAGGTCGCCAAGGGTTCGGCTTTCACCGACCATCCCTACCCCACCACGCCGAGCGTCTGGGCGGAGACGCTGGGCAACGTCAAGGACCGTTCGGTCGACATCCCGTTCCCGCGCGGCCCGATCGGCACAGCGCTGGCGGACTCGTTTGTGGAGGGTGTGAACGCTAACGGTTTGATGAGCGGCAAGCTGTCGACTGCCGACTACATCAAGATCGGTCGGGCTGCGGTGAACGCGGAGATCAAGAAGCGCAATTGGGACGTCAGCCAGGGAAAGACGCTGCTGGAAAAGGGGGGATCGCTCACCGATCCGGACACGAAAGTGCTCAAGTGA
- a CDS encoding alpha-L-fucosidase, giving the protein MVQQQAHWFDSAGLGVFLHWDAASQAGWEISWPMVGGVFSLPNGQQVGAEEYHALSRTFSPERWDARAVARLLVEWGAGYAVLTAKHHNGFALFDTRLSDHSIMQAPYGRDIVREFVEALRAEGLRVGLYFSLSDWHHPDYPAWRDDMRPYVLGESPPRPDPEAWRRYRTFMHGQVRELLSNYGQIDLLWFDGQWERTPEEWDVDGLNAIIRQLQPNILVNDRLPLHGDYATPEQFVPSVPLDGRWETCMTMNESWGYNPTDTDYKSVAEILRTLVETRSRGGNLLLNLSPTGDGSLPSEQVERMTAVAEWMSSNGESVRDVRPGLQPWQFYGPSTQSGSKTYAFLVMHPVDKVTVRGVRTSKVSSVTELASGRELAWGVRLPILEQRVPDPVGELVITVPKDVLNPYVTVVVIEGDQACSPRDPRDEKRILSTDHGTSADAGSGV; this is encoded by the coding sequence ATGGTGCAGCAGCAAGCTCATTGGTTCGATTCGGCAGGTCTGGGAGTGTTCCTCCACTGGGACGCGGCCAGCCAGGCCGGGTGGGAGATCTCTTGGCCCATGGTCGGTGGCGTGTTCTCGTTGCCCAATGGTCAGCAGGTCGGCGCCGAGGAGTACCACGCGCTGAGCAGGACGTTCTCCCCAGAGAGATGGGACGCCCGTGCAGTTGCTCGGCTGCTGGTGGAGTGGGGGGCAGGGTATGCGGTGTTGACGGCTAAGCATCACAACGGCTTCGCCCTTTTCGACACGCGACTGTCCGACCATTCCATCATGCAGGCGCCATACGGCCGTGACATCGTTCGGGAGTTCGTCGAGGCACTCCGCGCCGAGGGTCTCCGTGTCGGGCTCTACTTCTCCTTGTCCGACTGGCACCACCCTGACTATCCAGCCTGGCGGGACGACATGCGGCCCTACGTTTTGGGTGAATCACCGCCCCGTCCTGATCCCGAGGCCTGGCGCCGCTACCGGACCTTTATGCACGGTCAAGTCCGCGAGCTGTTGTCAAACTACGGCCAGATCGACCTGCTGTGGTTCGACGGTCAGTGGGAGCGGACGCCGGAGGAGTGGGATGTGGATGGCCTCAATGCCATAATTCGCCAGTTACAGCCGAACATCCTGGTGAACGATCGCCTGCCCCTTCACGGCGACTATGCAACCCCCGAACAGTTCGTCCCGAGCGTGCCGTTGGACGGACGATGGGAGACGTGCATGACCATGAATGAGTCCTGGGGCTATAACCCCACCGATACCGACTACAAGTCCGTTGCCGAGATCCTGAGAACCCTGGTCGAAACCCGGTCGCGCGGGGGCAACCTGCTGCTCAATCTCAGCCCGACGGGGGACGGTTCGCTGCCCAGTGAACAAGTGGAGCGAATGACGGCGGTCGCTGAGTGGATGTCCAGCAACGGGGAGTCAGTCCGTGACGTCAGGCCGGGGCTGCAGCCGTGGCAGTTCTATGGTCCCTCAACGCAGTCGGGCTCGAAGACGTACGCGTTTCTTGTGATGCATCCTGTGGACAAGGTGACGGTCCGCGGAGTGCGTACCAGCAAGGTCAGTTCAGTCACGGAACTGGCGTCTGGCCGGGAGCTGGCGTGGGGTGTTCGACTGCCTATCCTCGAGCAGCGGGTCCCCGATCCGGTCGGTGAGCTGGTGATCACCGTGCCCAAGGATGTGCTGAACCCGTACGTCACCGTCGTCGTTATCGAGGGCGACCAGGCGTGTAGTCCCCGCGATCCGCGGGACGAGAAGCGGATACTTTCGACAGATCATGGCACGTCCGCCGACGCCGGTTCAGGTGTGTAG
- a CDS encoding nitroreductase/quinone reductase family protein encodes MVYRKPPVLTRRLVNPLVSRLHPRGVETLTVRGRRTGRAHRVPVLPVQIGIRRYLVAPYGESDWVRNLRACGEGELTSPHGRASFRAHEVPLEERAAVIEAYRRKAGLTVDRLFRAMPDPGSHPVFVLDTSNEAPA; translated from the coding sequence ATGGTCTATCGGAAGCCACCGGTCCTCACCCGGCGTCTGGTCAATCCGCTCGTGAGCCGTCTGCATCCGCGGGGAGTGGAGACCCTCACTGTGAGGGGACGCCGGACCGGCCGCGCGCATCGAGTGCCTGTTCTCCCGGTGCAGATCGGCATTCGGCGCTACCTGGTCGCGCCGTACGGCGAGAGCGACTGGGTGCGCAACCTGCGGGCGTGCGGCGAGGGCGAGCTCACTAGTCCTCATGGTCGTGCGTCCTTTCGTGCTCATGAGGTGCCCTTAGAAGAGCGAGCGGCCGTCATCGAGGCCTACCGGCGCAAGGCGGGGCTTACCGTAGATCGTCTCTTTCGCGCGATGCCCGACCCCGGGTCGCACCCCGTATTCGTCCTCGACACCTCCAACGAGGCCCCCGCGTAG
- a CDS encoding GNAT family N-acetyltransferase has translation MTLSDGVVTLRPWSRDDAWFMAEAHADPAIQRYNGSHDRLGYPTPQMTIKDAEIIIDQLVLSWQAFAATGTPSVAFAIQDTGSGELLGACGVDDWTAEDVAQFGYWIAPSARGRGYATRAAILLTRWLFERGAARVFLTVVAGNQSSVAVARRAGFVYEGTMRAQSVWQGQRHDVMWFAALPLEWAMRPPDENTARDKPSQ, from the coding sequence GTGACGCTTTCCGATGGCGTGGTCACACTGCGGCCTTGGTCGAGAGACGACGCCTGGTTCATGGCGGAAGCCCACGCGGACCCGGCAATCCAACGCTACAACGGTAGCCACGACCGACTTGGATACCCGACTCCGCAGATGACGATCAAAGACGCGGAGATCATCATCGACCAACTCGTGTTGAGTTGGCAGGCGTTCGCTGCGACTGGGACACCCTCCGTTGCGTTCGCAATCCAGGACACGGGATCTGGCGAATTGCTCGGCGCCTGCGGCGTCGACGACTGGACCGCAGAGGATGTAGCACAGTTCGGCTACTGGATCGCACCAAGTGCGAGAGGACGCGGCTACGCGACTCGTGCGGCCATCCTCCTTACGCGCTGGTTGTTCGAGCGGGGAGCAGCTCGCGTCTTCTTAACGGTCGTCGCCGGCAATCAGAGTTCAGTGGCTGTGGCTCGCCGAGCCGGGTTTGTGTATGAAGGAACGATGCGGGCCCAGAGCGTCTGGCAGGGCCAGCGCCATGACGTGATGTGGTTCGCGGCGCTGCCGCTTGAGTGGGCAATGCGCCCACCGGACGAGAACACCGCGCGCGACAAGCCCTCGCAATAG
- a CDS encoding phytanoyl-CoA dioxygenase family protein — protein MPANELTQAMTDEQRFLFDLNGFIVVRSALTAEEVARYRDGIYRLARQDLPAERWTSDGEPLDQIRVQAINRDPMFLELVDHPVSLPLVQEIVGEPGILIDNDVELTPRNNKVQGWHRGIGTYGYALDAAGFHCTMVKCIWYLTDCGPGDGPTRIVPGSHKSLIEPPSYSEQAGPPGTQEVIVEAGDLLVFSEACLHAGNLNQSGRVRANMYFNYGPSWVQPWEGYRPAAELVERATGDRRQLLGGGRIWEG, from the coding sequence ATGCCGGCTAACGAGCTCACCCAGGCCATGACCGACGAACAGCGATTCCTGTTCGATCTCAACGGCTTTATTGTCGTCCGATCCGCCCTGACAGCCGAGGAGGTGGCTCGCTACCGCGACGGAATCTACCGACTTGCCCGGCAAGATCTTCCCGCCGAACGCTGGACCAGCGACGGTGAGCCGCTCGATCAGATCCGCGTGCAGGCGATCAACCGCGACCCAATGTTTCTCGAGCTCGTCGACCATCCGGTCAGCCTTCCGCTGGTGCAGGAAATTGTCGGCGAGCCGGGCATCCTCATCGACAACGACGTCGAACTCACGCCTCGCAACAACAAGGTGCAAGGCTGGCACCGTGGGATCGGCACCTACGGTTATGCGCTCGACGCTGCCGGCTTTCACTGCACCATGGTCAAGTGCATTTGGTACTTGACCGACTGCGGGCCCGGCGACGGCCCCACTCGCATCGTCCCAGGCAGCCACAAGTCTCTGATCGAGCCGCCGAGCTACAGCGAGCAAGCCGGGCCACCAGGAACGCAGGAGGTGATCGTCGAGGCAGGTGATCTGCTCGTGTTCAGCGAAGCCTGCCTGCACGCCGGCAACCTCAACCAGAGCGGACGAGTCCGGGCCAACATGTACTTCAACTACGGTCCCAGCTGGGTGCAGCCGTGGGAGGGGTACCGGCCGGCCGCGGAGCTCGTCGAGCGGGCAACCGGCGACCGTCGGCAACTGCTCGGCGGCGGTCGTATCTGGGAGGGATAA
- a CDS encoding type II CAAX prenyl endopeptidase Rce1 family protein produces MPIALLGSGSGAQVTSPAEMGPIMYVTNVLAGPVCYALAGIVVIAVALGKAGLRDLRSRSFRWRVGLRWYAVALLTAPLLQTAILLPFWLTTEAFLPDILTAQDKASLLMAALLAGIVAAFFEEIGWTGFATHEHRERHGLLATGLLVGLPWCLLHSPIYLATDRGAIPLALYLPVMTFSILLPYRVLMVWVYDRTQSVLMAMLMHLPITTSALLASSSAMVGVPDLIFNLVFGATLWVLVAAVAAANPRGRSRSGFDHLRMRARVSR; encoded by the coding sequence GTGCCGATTGCCCTGCTGGGCAGCGGCAGTGGCGCCCAGGTGACCTCCCCGGCAGAGATGGGTCCCATCATGTATGTGACCAACGTCCTGGCCGGTCCAGTCTGCTACGCCCTGGCCGGCATCGTGGTGATCGCCGTCGCCCTCGGAAAGGCGGGCCTGCGCGACCTCCGATCGCGGTCGTTCCGGTGGCGGGTGGGCCTTCGCTGGTATGCCGTGGCACTACTGACCGCCCCCCTTCTGCAGACGGCGATCCTCTTGCCGTTCTGGCTCACCACAGAGGCCTTCCTTCCCGACATCCTTACAGCGCAGGACAAGGCGAGCCTGCTGATGGCCGCTCTCCTGGCGGGAATTGTCGCCGCCTTCTTCGAAGAGATTGGCTGGACGGGGTTCGCCACTCATGAACACCGCGAGCGGCATGGACTGCTAGCCACTGGACTCCTCGTCGGGCTGCCATGGTGCCTGCTGCACTCACCGATCTACCTGGCAACCGACCGGGGCGCTATCCCGCTGGCGCTCTACCTGCCCGTCATGACCTTCTCGATTCTGCTGCCCTACCGGGTGCTCATGGTCTGGGTCTACGACCGTACCCAAAGCGTGCTGATGGCAATGCTGATGCACCTACCGATCACCACCAGCGCCCTGCTTGCCAGCTCCTCGGCGATGGTGGGGGTACCCGATTTGATCTTCAACCTGGTCTTCGGGGCCACGCTGTGGGTCCTCGTGGCCGCGGTCGCAGCGGCCAATCCCAGAGGGCGCTCACGATCCGGGTTCGATCACCTCAGGATGCGGGCTCGGGTCAGCCGATGA